Proteins encoded within one genomic window of Vicinamibacterales bacterium:
- a CDS encoding S1C family serine protease, producing MALFLAWLIALAAAPQTAVLRITVSVTAADGSTHPVPRHVLLISDDPVTASPQRFVTKADGTAEAHLKPGKYVVESDNPYVLDGQAYEWSQPVKVAATGETTLALTAANAAIEAAKPGAAPTVAAVEERVEGSLLADWKDSIVIIWTPARVGRGFLMDARGLVVTNQRLIETATTVEVQVSATTKVAGRVVANDPNRNVAIIWIDPRAVAPARPLTPAFSPPAAPLAERDTVYAIEAPASGARSVISGTVDRVSAHTVSSDVPLGRDSAGVPLLNASGRVVAITTSAEEASAVNEISPRSVRIDDAQSALAEAGKKIEGAAPPSATPLPMDPDLPFPEEALKKAAKARGASLSPYLVAASDFEVNIITPPVLYGSLHKSDDGGHFDYARDDHAQAQAVLNPLDDFGTWREYVSDAPPVVLIRVTPKFGENFWTTVARGAAQTQGVAIPAIKRPKAGFGGLRLSCGDKEIAPIHPFRIEHRLDGSASIDEGLYAFDVSAFSPQCGRVSITLFSDKPSDKGDTRTVDAKIVQQVWDDFAPYR from the coding sequence GTGGCCCTCTTCCTCGCGTGGCTGATCGCCCTGGCGGCGGCGCCGCAGACGGCCGTACTCAGAATCACCGTCAGCGTGACTGCCGCCGATGGCAGCACCCACCCGGTGCCGAGGCATGTCCTTCTCATCAGCGACGACCCGGTCACCGCCTCGCCGCAGCGATTCGTCACCAAGGCGGACGGCACGGCGGAAGCGCACCTCAAGCCCGGGAAGTACGTCGTCGAATCCGACAACCCCTACGTGCTCGACGGACAGGCCTACGAATGGTCGCAGCCGGTCAAGGTCGCGGCGACCGGCGAGACGACGCTGGCGTTGACGGCCGCGAACGCGGCGATCGAGGCGGCGAAGCCAGGCGCCGCGCCGACCGTCGCCGCCGTAGAGGAGCGGGTCGAGGGTTCGCTGCTCGCGGACTGGAAGGACAGCATCGTCATCATCTGGACCCCGGCGCGTGTCGGCCGGGGATTTCTGATGGACGCGCGTGGGCTCGTTGTCACCAACCAGCGGCTGATCGAGACAGCCACCACGGTGGAAGTGCAGGTCTCGGCCACGACGAAGGTCGCCGGACGCGTCGTGGCGAACGATCCCAACCGGAACGTCGCCATCATCTGGATCGATCCACGGGCGGTGGCGCCGGCACGGCCGCTGACGCCGGCCTTCTCGCCGCCGGCTGCGCCGCTGGCCGAGCGCGACACGGTCTACGCGATCGAGGCGCCGGCCAGCGGCGCCCGGAGCGTGATCTCGGGCACCGTCGACCGGGTGTCGGCGCACACCGTCTCGTCGGATGTGCCGCTCGGTCGTGACAGCGCCGGCGTGCCGCTCCTGAACGCATCGGGCCGGGTCGTCGCGATCACGACATCGGCTGAAGAGGCCTCGGCGGTGAACGAGATCTCACCGCGCTCGGTTCGGATCGACGACGCGCAAAGCGCGCTGGCGGAGGCCGGAAAGAAGATCGAAGGCGCGGCGCCACCCTCGGCCACGCCGCTGCCCATGGACCCGGATCTGCCCTTCCCGGAGGAGGCGCTGAAGAAGGCCGCCAAGGCGCGCGGTGCCAGCCTCTCGCCGTACCTGGTGGCGGCGTCCGACTTCGAGGTGAATATCATCACCCCGCCGGTGCTCTATGGCTCGCTGCACAAGAGCGACGACGGTGGGCATTTCGACTACGCGCGCGATGACCATGCCCAGGCGCAGGCGGTGCTCAACCCGCTCGACGACTTCGGGACCTGGCGCGAGTACGTGAGCGACGCGCCCCCCGTCGTGTTGATTCGGGTGACGCCGAAATTCGGCGAGAACTTCTGGACGACGGTCGCCCGCGGCGCCGCGCAGACCCAGGGGGTGGCGATTCCGGCGATCAAGCGCCCCAAGGCCGGCTTTGGCGGGCTGCGCCTGTCGTGCGGCGACAAGGAGATCGCGCCGATTCATCCGTTCCGCATCGAGCACCGCCTCGATGGGTCCGCCTCGATCGACGAAGGCTTGTATGCCTTCGACGTCTCGGCGTTTTCGCCGCAATGCGGCCGCGTGTCGATCACCCTGTTCTCCGACAAGCCGTCGGACAAGGGGGACACGCGAACCGTCGATGCGAAGATCGTCCAGCAGGTGTGGGACGACTTCGCACCGTATCGCTGA